Proteins encoded in a region of the Paenibacillus pedocola genome:
- the cls gene encoding cardiolipin synthase has translation MRRGLQAIVIIAALLAFYYFGFGIFGSTAGTIISIFSTLTVISIGLGIFMENRNPSTTMAWILLLALIPVLGLVFYFLFGQNVFKRRKYDKKAQRDLMAYERIENDALRTHQDWSIFEPSRQKLLGLSQRLARTPISFSSETRILTNGEETFGTLLLELRQAQHHIHMEYYIFRADHIGTRIQQILIEKARAGVTVRFMYDAVGSIQLSKAFLKELTDAGVQVAAYGNSTSFFSSRVNYRNHRKIVVIDGDVGFMGGLNVGDEYLSRSKTYGFWRDTHMLLRGEAVRTMQIIFLQDWMHTTGEKILEQDYLSPQLRFTNGDGAVQIIASGPDNERRALKNIFFSMITSAEKSVWIASPYFIPDEDILTALRVAAMSGLDVRLLFPAKPDKWLPFLASHSYFPALLESGVKIYEYEKGFIHSKLLITDGEIATIGTANMDMRSFHLNFEVNALLLQTESVSRIVADFERDLLSTRQIVHETFMNKRLLERLLESAARLMSPLL, from the coding sequence ATGAGAAGAGGATTGCAGGCTATAGTCATTATTGCTGCATTACTGGCATTTTATTATTTTGGTTTCGGCATTTTCGGCAGTACTGCCGGGACAATCATCAGTATTTTCTCCACACTGACTGTCATCTCCATCGGTCTTGGCATTTTCATGGAAAACCGCAATCCCTCCACAACCATGGCCTGGATTCTGCTGCTTGCGCTGATTCCGGTACTCGGGCTAGTCTTTTATTTCCTCTTTGGACAAAACGTGTTCAAGCGGCGCAAATATGATAAAAAGGCACAGCGTGATCTGATGGCTTACGAGCGGATTGAGAATGATGCACTGCGCACACATCAGGACTGGTCTATTTTTGAACCTTCCCGCCAAAAGCTGCTGGGTCTGTCACAAAGGCTGGCCCGGACACCGATCTCCTTCAGTTCGGAAACGCGGATTCTGACCAACGGCGAAGAGACATTTGGCACCTTGCTGCTGGAGCTGCGGCAGGCACAGCATCATATTCATATGGAATATTATATTTTTCGGGCTGACCACATCGGAACACGCATTCAGCAGATTCTGATTGAAAAGGCCCGGGCAGGCGTCACGGTCAGATTTATGTATGACGCCGTCGGCAGCATCCAGTTATCCAAAGCCTTCCTCAAGGAATTGACGGATGCAGGGGTACAGGTAGCGGCTTACGGCAATTCTACTTCCTTTTTCTCCAGCCGGGTGAATTACCGTAATCACCGCAAGATTGTTGTTATTGACGGGGATGTCGGCTTTATGGGCGGACTTAACGTTGGGGACGAGTACCTTAGCCGTAGCAAGACGTACGGATTCTGGCGCGATACGCATATGCTGCTCCGTGGTGAGGCCGTGCGGACGATGCAGATTATTTTCCTCCAGGACTGGATGCATACGACGGGAGAGAAAATACTGGAGCAGGATTATCTCTCCCCGCAGCTGCGTTTTACAAACGGGGACGGGGCAGTACAGATTATTGCCAGCGGACCGGACAATGAGCGCCGGGCACTCAAGAACATCTTCTTCTCCATGATTACTTCTGCGGAAAAATCCGTATGGATTGCCAGCCCCTACTTTATCCCGGATGAGGATATCCTGACCGCATTACGGGTTGCCGCGATGTCCGGCCTGGATGTGCGTCTTCTGTTTCCGGCCAAACCGGATAAGTGGCTGCCGTTTTTGGCTTCACACTCTTATTTTCCGGCGCTGCTGGAATCAGGCGTGAAGATTTACGAATATGAGAAGGGCTTTATCCACTCGAAGCTGCTGATTACAGACGGGGAGATCGCCACCATCGGCACGGCGAATATGGATATGCGCAGCTTCCATCTTAATTTTGAAGTGAACGCCCTGCTGCTGCAGACCGAGAGCGTGTCCCGTATTGTAGCTGATTTTGAGCGCGACCTGCTGTCGACACGCCAGATTGTGCATGAGACCTTCATGAATAAAAGGCTGCTCGAGCGGCTGCTGGAATCAGCGGCACGGCTGATGTCGCCGCTGCTGTAA
- a CDS encoding TetR/AcrR family transcriptional regulator: MADKNANKKEQIIKTAMQLFAVKGSSSTSMQEIAELCGISKGSLYLVFKSKEELERSIYIYCFRMIRDPLQREEQQSRSTQKEKLRNQVEILLTHVYELREFLQRQFQEIAGKGGTEVPEWIRKSNAPLLLWFQNKLEILYGREILPYTGDLFLFADGMIHAFIRLIFNQESPVAIARLADHLVDLLDVVAAGLLTGRKEPLIPPAILENWMNVQEDSQRRNPLQLIKEMKALLTSVPAAEQQSVEDGLESLAVLESEFLMPNPRKVIIRGMLANLQEHPVLHGELAALQKLISPYMPNSCGFH, translated from the coding sequence GTGGCTGATAAAAATGCAAATAAAAAAGAGCAGATTATCAAGACAGCAATGCAGCTATTCGCTGTGAAAGGCTCGTCCTCCACGTCCATGCAGGAGATTGCCGAGCTTTGCGGAATATCGAAGGGCAGTCTATACCTGGTGTTCAAGTCCAAGGAAGAGCTGGAGCGCAGCATTTATATATATTGCTTCCGCATGATCCGTGATCCGTTGCAGCGCGAGGAGCAGCAGAGCCGCAGTACCCAAAAAGAAAAGCTGCGCAATCAGGTTGAAATCCTGCTCACCCATGTATACGAGCTGCGTGAATTTTTGCAGCGCCAATTCCAGGAAATCGCCGGAAAAGGCGGGACGGAGGTTCCGGAATGGATCCGCAAGTCCAATGCTCCCCTGCTTCTCTGGTTCCAGAACAAGCTGGAGATCCTCTATGGCCGGGAGATTCTCCCGTACACCGGAGATTTATTCCTGTTCGCAGACGGGATGATTCACGCCTTCATCCGGCTTATCTTCAATCAGGAGTCTCCGGTTGCCATTGCCCGGCTGGCCGATCATCTGGTGGATCTGCTCGACGTTGTTGCAGCCGGCCTGCTCACCGGCCGTAAGGAGCCGCTGATTCCCCCCGCCATTCTGGAGAATTGGATGAACGTGCAGGAGGACAGCCAGCGCAGGAATCCGCTGCAGCTGATCAAAGAGATGAAGGCGCTGCTCACAAGTGTTCCGGCAGCAGAGCAGCAGAGTGTAGAAGACGGCCTGGAATCACTGGCTGTTCTGGAGAGTGAATTTCTCATGCCGAATCCCCGCAAAGTTATCATCCGCGGGATGCTGGCCAACCTTCAGGAACATCCTGTCCTACACGGGGAGCTGGCGGCCCTGCAAAAATTGATATCGCCCTATATGCCGAATTCATGCGGGTTTCACTAA